The window AAACTTGTAATTTTCTTATTTTTACGTTTTAGTGCTTTTATACGCCGTGCTGTTTTAATTCCAATACCTGGTATATGAATAAGTTCATTATATGATGCTGTGTTTACATCAATAGGATATTTATCCATGTTATTTACTGCAATATTATATTTAGGATCTTCTTTTAAATTTAAAAAGCCATCATCATTAAATATGAGTTCATCTTTTTTAATATGATACTGGCTAAATAGGTATTCTATCTGATATAACCTGTTTGTACGCATTGGATCTGATATTTTCTTATTTTCAAGTGGAGTGTCTTTTACAGGTATAAAGGAACTAAAGTAATTATTTGTAATTTTATATTTTTTACGTAAATGATGCGTTTGATCTATTATCTGTTTATCTGTCTCATCATTAGCACCTACAATAAGTTGTGTTGTAAAGCCTGATGGTGCTAATTCATGGTGCCGGTTTGATAATCGTGATATCCAAGATATTCTTTTAATTATATCTTTATTATAATCTTTAGTTGTTGCAAGATCACTTAATCCTTCAGATGTTGCTGATTCTATGTTGATACTTACACGATCTGCAAGTTGCATTGCATGTTTAATATCATCACGTGTTGCTCCTGGTATAACTTTAAGATGAATATATCCCTGATATGAGTATTTATTACGTAAAATATGAGCTGTTTCTATTAATTCATGCATTGTTTGATCTGCATCTTTTTTAATACCTGAACTTAGAAATAGTCCTTCTGCAGTATTATCTTCATAGTATTTCATATAACAATGGGCAAGTTCTTCAGGCGTTAGTTCTACCTTTTGATTTTTATGTTTACTGCAGTTTATACAGTATGCACAGTCATTTTTACACTTGTTTGTGAGAAGTATTTTAAATAAAGGTATTTCCCGATTTCCCATCTTAGCATTATAAATACAATCATCAGTATTTTTTCGTAGTATATTATCACGGTTATAATTTCGTGTGTTACATTTATCATAAAATGCAGCATTTGATAATATTTGAAGATCTTTATATGTACTCATAATTTTAAATCCTGATTCATAATTTTTTTTTAATTTTTTTAATACTTAATTACTTATTTAATATTCTTTTATAATAATAAATATATATTAATAGTTCATCTTTTAATAATTAATATATAATCTAAGAAAAAAAATTATAATAGATATTTTTTTTATAAAATTTGAGATTTAAATTATAATATTTTTTTAATTCTCAAGCTAATAATAGATGAATTTTAAAAATAGAATATAAATGGAGGTAAAAGTGTAATGTCAATGTGGATTTTATTAATTATAATTGTTCTAATTGTAATTTTAATATTTTATATAATAAGTTTGTATAATAAGCTTATTGACTTAAAAAATAGGGTTAAAAATGCATGGGCACAAGTTGATGTACAACTTCAAAGACGTAATGATCTTATACCAAACCTTGTAAATACAGTGAAAGGTTATGCAACTCATGAAAAATCAACATTTGAAGAAGTAACACAAGCACGTGCAAATATGGCAAATGCACAGGGTGTTGCTGAAATTGTTGAAGCTAACAATCAACTAACAGGTGCACTTAAATCACTTTTTGCAGTAGCTGAAGCATATCCTGATTTAAAGGCAAATACAAACTTTATAAATTTACAAGAACAATTGTCAGAAACAGAGGATAAAATATCATATGCAAGACAATTTTATAATGATACAGTACTACAATATAACAATATGTGTCAACAATTCCCAAGTAGTATTATAGCAAATCATTTTAACTTTAAAGAAGCAGAAAGCTTTGAAGTAGAAGATCAATCTGTACGTTCTGTACCAAAAGTTGAATTCTAAAAAAATAATCAAAATTTTCCCCCTTTTCTTTTTTTCTTTTTTATCAAAATAAAAAAAAAATGATTCACCTTTTTTTATTATAAAGAATAAGAAGTAGTCTTAAAAAAAACAGTGGGAGAAAATGGAAATAATTTAAAAATAATAGTTGATAGGGAGGTGACATTGGAAAAATGTTTAATAAAAAATATGTGAAGTACTTCATAGTTTTATCAACTATACTACTTATGATGCTAGCTCCAATATACTCACTTGGAGACTATAGTATAACAAATGTTAATGAAGATATGACCGTTTTAGATGATGGAACTGCACAAATAACACAAACTATCACATATAATATAACAGGTGAAATAAATGGAGTATATCGTACAATACCACTTAGTGGAAATCAAAGTATTGAAAATTTAACTGTAACGACTCCAGGATACTATAATGAACTTGAAGTTCAAAATACATCAACAGGTC of the Methanosphaera cuniculi genome contains:
- a CDS encoding helix-hairpin-helix domain-containing protein, which codes for MSTYKDLQILSNAAFYDKCNTRNYNRDNILRKNTDDCIYNAKMGNREIPLFKILLTNKCKNDCAYCINCSKHKNQKVELTPEELAHCYMKYYEDNTAEGLFLSSGIKKDADQTMHELIETAHILRNKYSYQGYIHLKVIPGATRDDIKHAMQLADRVSINIESATSEGLSDLATTKDYNKDIIKRISWISRLSNRHHELAPSGFTTQLIVGANDETDKQIIDQTHHLRKKYKITNNYFSSFIPVKDTPLENKKISDPMRTNRLYQIEYLFSQYHIKKDELIFNDDGFLNLKEDPKYNIAVNNMDKYPIDVNTASYNELIHIPGIGIKTARRIKALKRKNKKITSLKQLKDMGANINRCKTFVKIKGQYQSTLF
- a CDS encoding LemA family protein — its product is MSMWILLIIIVLIVILIFYIISLYNKLIDLKNRVKNAWAQVDVQLQRRNDLIPNLVNTVKGYATHEKSTFEEVTQARANMANAQGVAEIVEANNQLTGALKSLFAVAEAYPDLKANTNFINLQEQLSETEDKISYARQFYNDTVLQYNNMCQQFPSSIIANHFNFKEAESFEVEDQSVRSVPKVEF